A window of Bufo gargarizans isolate SCDJY-AF-19 chromosome 9, ASM1485885v1, whole genome shotgun sequence contains these coding sequences:
- the LOC122919880 gene encoding C-type lectin domain family 10 member A-like, which produces MLIYPDVEVLTLATERAQQSDNQNTETNDSRFFLRFGEGSFGHCHRLIGTLVLTVALLALSAALLSLYLQGSSRLDNIYTVRESLSLNLSHNMADMENLREDTLVLARNLSSLLDNISSIQEQTLSALMLNQTEILQEMEKQGQLFQMELRQYIHLQQRMDHISRTYLPIPRKSPLLRNCERRNQGTICPFCSAGWHFFGLSCYLLSPQTRNWQDSLHWCRKQGAHLVVINSQEEQEFLQAAMKTSSWIGLSDRDMEGQWEWVDGTPYNSTPKFWFQKQPDNLGNEDCAVLLPGSLWNDNKCRKLYSSVCEYKAGEIQLPKESLLNVLLGP; this is translated from the exons ATGCTGATATACCCAGATGTGGAGGTCCTGACCCTGGCAACAGAAAGGGCACAGCAATCCGACAACCAGAACACAGAAACCAATGACAGCAG ATTCTTCTTAAGGTTTGGAGAAGGTTCCTTTGGCCATTGCCATCGGCTGATAGGGACCCTGGTCCTGACCGTGGCTCTGCTGGCTCTAAGCGCGGCCCTGCTGTCCCTCT ACCTCCAGGGCAGCTCCCGGCTAGACAACATCTATACAGTAAGAGAAAGCCTGTCTCTGAACCTGAGCCACAACATGGCAGATATGGAGAACCTGAGGGAAGACACCCTGGTTTTGGCCAGGAACCTGTCATCGTTACTGGACAACATCTCCTCCATACAGGAACAAACCCTGTCTGCACTGATGCTGAACCAGACTGAAATCCTACAGGAGATGGAGAAACAAGGACAACTCTTCCAGATGGAGCTCCGGCAATATATCCATCTCCAACAGAGGATGGACCACATCAGCAGAACTTACCTTCCCATTCCCCGGAAGAGCCCACTGCTCAGAAACTGCGAAAGGAGAAACCAAG GCACCATTTGCCCGTTTTGCTCGGCAGGTTGGCATTTCTTTGGGTTATCATGTTATCTGCTTTCACCACAGACCAGGAATTGGCAGGACAGCTTACACTGGTGCCGTAAGCAAGGGGCGCACCTGGTGGTGATTAACAGCCAGGAGGAGCAG GAATTCTTGCAGGCAGCAATGAAGACTTCATCCTGGATTGGCTTATCTGACCGGGACATGGAAGGACAGTGGGAATGGGTGGATGGAACCCCCTATAACTCAACTCCAAA ATTCTGGTTTCAGAAGCAGCCGGATAATTTAGGAAATGAAGATTGTGCAGTTCTTCTCCCAGGGTCTTTGTGGAATGACAACAAATGTCGTAAACTGTACAGCAGTGTGTGCGAGTACAAGGCCGGAGAAATCCAACTTCCCAAGGAAAGTCTTCTCAATGTGTTACTAGGGCCTTAA